The uncultured Roseibium sp. genome contains a region encoding:
- a CDS encoding helix-turn-helix transcriptional regulator, with product MLQDLPPYLTTRELADLIRVKERKVYDLAAAGEVPHSRATGKLLFPRDAVLAWIDRAGDAADEGQERPAVVLGSHDLLLEWALRESGCGLASLFDGSLDGIERLARREGVAAGVHVPDNEDDDWNIEAVASQFAFKSVVLIEWAKRNRGFIVPAGNPARISSVADLAGKRLARRQQAAGTYVLLQKLVAEAGNNLEAALIDGPLVRDEREAAQAVFGGEADVAFGLESAAHQSRLDFVPVCIERFDLVVLRREYFEPAFQKLLGFARSEAFANKAGQLGGYDISDLGKVHFNGY from the coding sequence ATGTTGCAGGATCTGCCCCCCTATCTGACGACCCGTGAACTCGCTGACCTTATCCGGGTCAAGGAACGCAAGGTTTACGACCTGGCGGCGGCCGGCGAGGTGCCGCACAGCCGGGCCACAGGGAAGCTGCTGTTTCCACGCGATGCCGTGCTTGCCTGGATCGACCGGGCGGGAGATGCGGCGGACGAGGGGCAGGAACGCCCCGCCGTCGTTCTCGGCAGCCATGACCTCCTGCTTGAATGGGCGCTGCGTGAATCCGGTTGCGGACTTGCCAGCCTGTTCGACGGGTCGCTGGACGGCATCGAGCGTCTTGCCCGCAGAGAAGGGGTGGCGGCCGGTGTCCATGTTCCCGATAACGAAGACGACGACTGGAACATCGAGGCGGTCGCAAGCCAGTTCGCCTTCAAGTCGGTCGTTCTGATCGAGTGGGCAAAGCGCAACAGGGGGTTCATCGTTCCGGCGGGCAATCCGGCGCGGATCTCGAGCGTTGCCGATCTTGCAGGCAAGCGCCTGGCGCGGCGGCAGCAGGCGGCGGGTACATATGTCCTGTTGCAGAAACTGGTCGCAGAAGCCGGCAACAATCTCGAGGCCGCTCTTATTGACGGGCCGCTCGTGCGTGACGAACGGGAAGCTGCCCAGGCCGTGTTCGGCGGCGAGGCGGATGTTGCCTTCGGGCTTGAAAGCGCCGCGCACCAGAGCCGGCTGGACTTCGTTCCGGTCTGCATCGAGCGGTTCGACCTTGTCGTCCTGAGGCGGGAGTATTTCGAACCGGCGTTCCAGAAACTGCTGGGCTTTGCGCGGAGCGAGGCCTTCGCGAACAAGGCCGGGCAACTTGGCGGCTACGACATCTCCGACCTCGGCAAGGTGCACTTCAACGGCTACTGA
- a CDS encoding nuclear transport factor 2 family protein has protein sequence MGIHDFMAAYKRVWEGQDKQGFAALFVDGGRYWNTPFQVQTGAEELAAYWARIELQRDIALTYEVLAETPHGGIAHWHVSYQVASEELFQIWAASTGTGLPDRKPGDPLPRLTLDGLLKADFAPDGRAEEVRIWWHSIADMP, from the coding sequence ATGGGCATCCATGATTTCATGGCGGCATATAAACGGGTCTGGGAAGGTCAGGACAAGCAAGGGTTTGCCGCGCTATTCGTCGACGGCGGGCGCTATTGGAATACGCCTTTCCAGGTGCAGACCGGGGCAGAGGAACTGGCTGCCTACTGGGCCCGCATCGAGTTGCAACGCGATATTGCCCTGACCTACGAAGTCCTTGCCGAGACGCCGCATGGCGGGATTGCCCATTGGCATGTCAGCTATCAGGTCGCTTCGGAGGAACTGTTCCAGATCTGGGCTGCTTCCACGGGGACTGGGCTGCCGGACCGAAAGCCCGGCGACCCGCTGCCGCGACTGACGCTGGACGGCTTGCTGAAAGCCGACTTCGCGCCCGACGGCCGTGCCGAAGAGGTGCGCATCTGGTGGCATTCGATCGCGGATATGCCCTGA